The DNA sequence TGGCCCCCGAGGCCCTGCGCGCCTACGTCGATCATGGATTCGCCGATCTCGACGACGGCCGCGTCCAACTCAAGTGCCGGGGGGAGACAGAAGCCCTGGTCTACGAGCAGAGCTGGCGCCACGACGCCTACGACCACCTGGCCGAGGTCCGATGCCCGGTGACGGTCGCCTGCGGCGCTACGTCGGACACCTACGGCACCGACCTGGTCGAGGCCATCGTCGATCGTCTCCCGCGGGCCCGCGCCGAGGTCGTGCCCGGCGTCGGCCATTTCGGACCCCTCGAGGACCCAGCCCTCCTGGCCAGCTCGATTCGGTCGGCCTTCGCCGCCGAGGGGCAGCCGCCCGCCTGAGGTCCCCCCCGGGTGATACACCCCGCCTCTAGCCTGGGGGCGATGTCCTTACCGCTTCCGAGCGCCCTGTCCCCCTCGAAGGTGTCGTCGTTCAAGGATTGCGCGCTGGCGTTCCGCTTCTCGGCGATCGATCGGCTGCCCGAGCCCCCCTCCCCGTGGACGGTCAAGGGCAACCTCGTCCACCGCGCCCTGGAGCACCTGTTCTGGCAGGTCCCCGCCGGAGAGCGCACCATCGCGGTGGGACTCGAGCAGCTCGACCGGGCCTGGGAGTCCCCCGAGGAGGAGCCCGAGCTGGCTGCCCTCGGGCTCACGCCGACCGAGACCGACGAGCTTCGTGCCGACACCGAGCGGCTGGTCCGGGGCTACTTCGAGCTCGAGGACCCGAACGAGGTGACTGCGGTGGGCATGGAGCTCGCACTCGAGGCCGACCTGGGTGACCTCCGGCTCAGGGGCATCATCGACCGCCTCGACGTCGATCGGGACGGGCGGCTCGTGGTCACTGACTACAAGACGGGGCGGGTCCCGGGTCAGGCTCAGGAGCAGCTGCGTCTGGCCGGCGTCCACTTCTACGCCTTCCTGTGCGAGCAGGTGCTGGGGGAGCGGCCCGCTCGGGTGCAGCTGCTCTACCTGCGCGAGCCGCTGAGCATCTCGACCATCCCGTCCGACCAGTCCGTGCAGGGGCTTCGCCGCCGGACCTCGGCGATCTGGGCGGCGATCGAGCGGGCGTGCCGGGACGAGGACTTCCGGCCCAAGCCCTCCGCCCTATGCGGGTACTGCAACTGGCAGGAGTTCTGCCCTGCGTTCGGCGGTGACCCGGCCCGCGCCGGCGCGAGCCAACCGACGCTGGTCTGAGGTGCGTGTAGCGGCCTTCGACGAGCGTGTCGACGCCGCCTTCGACCGCCTTCGGGGCAATCGGGTCGCCGACCGGGTGTGGTACGGGGCCTCGGCGGTCGGCGACCACAGCCTCATCTGGCTGATCGTGGGGGCCGCACGGGGCCTGGGCTCCGACCGCCGCCGGCGGTCGGCGTTGCGCATGGCCGCCGCCCTGGGCGTCGAGTCGGTGCTGGTGAACGTGGGCGTCAAGTCGCTCGTTCGACGCCGGCGCCCGCCATCGTCGGGCCCTCGCCCCCTCCCCCTGCGCCAGCCCCTCACGAGCAGCTTCCCGAGCGGCCACGCCACCTCGGCCTTCTGCGCCGCCGGGCTGCTGTCAGAGGACGACCCACTGTGGCCGCTCTACTACGGCCTGGCCGTGGTGGTGGCCTCGAGCAGGATCCACGTCCGCATCCATCACGCATCGGACGTGCTGGCCGGAGCGGCGATCGGCGTCCTGCTCGGACGCATCGGACGGCGGCTCGCTCCACTCCCAGAGCGGAGCGCGGAATCTCGGCCGCGCCCGAGGCGTTGAGCTGTTCATGACCAGCCTGTCGTTCGACGTCAACTGGGACTATCGCTGTCCCTTTGCCCGCAACGCCCACGAGCACCTGGTAGCGGCCCTCGCCGGCGGCGCCGACTGGGAAGTGGGCTTCGTGCCCTTCTCGCTCAGCCAGATCCACGCGGAGGAGGGTGAGCCCGCTGTCTGGGACGACCCCGAGAAGGCCTCGCACCTCCTCGCCATGCAGGCGGGCATCGTCGTGCGGGACCGCTACCCGGACAAGTTCTACGACGTGCACATGGGCCTGTTCCGAGCCCGTCACGACGAGAGCAAGGACCTCCGCGAGGAGGCCGAGGTGCGCCAGGTGCTGGCCGACCACGGCGTGGACCCCGACGCGGTGCTCGCCGAGATCGCGGACGGATGGCCGCTCGAGACGTTCCGCAAGGCCCACGAGAGCGCGGTCAACGACCACCGGGCCTTCGGCGTGCCGACATTCATGGTCGACGGTCAGGCCGTCTTCGTCCGGCTCATGACCCGTCCGCAGGGTGACGCCGAGCTCGCCCGCACGACCATCGAGCACGTCGTCACCCTGGCCCAGAGCCGACCGGAGCTCAACGAGTTCAAGCACACCAGCATCTCCCGCTGAGTCCGGCGAGGCGTCGCATCAGGTCGCCGCACTACCCTGACGGCGATGTCACAGGACGCACAGCCGGGCTCGGTGCCGCTCACCGGCCCCGAGGCCCTGATGTGGACCGTCGAGCGAGATCCGGTGTTGCGGTCGTCCTTCCTCAACCTGACGCTGCTCGATCGGGCCCCCGACTACGACCGCTTCTACGCCCGCATGGCCAACGCCGTCCGGGGCCTGCCCCGGCTTCGCCAGCGGGTCGAGCTGGCCCCGTTGCCGTTGGCACCGCCGGAGTGGGTGGACGACCCTGAGTTCGACCTCGGTTACCACCTTCGTCGGATCGCGCTCCCAGAACCGGGGACGGACCGTCAGCTGCTCGATCTCGGCGCCATGTGGTTGCAGGACCCCTTCGACCAGCGCCGGCCCCTCTGGCAGATGAGGGTCGTCGAGGGCTTGTCGGGTGGCCGGGCCGCGCTCCTGGCCAAGCTCCACCACGCCGTGACCGATGGCGTGGGAGGCGTCCGCTTGTCGACCAGCTTCATCGACCTGTCCCGCGACGCCCCCGGCCCGGAGCCCGTGAGCGGTGACGGCGCCCCCCGACCGTTCGACAGCGGACCGGTCCGGCTGATGACCGAGATGCGCCGCCAGCTCGGCCGGGTCCCGCACGCTGTCACCGGCATGTGGACCGGCGCCGTCGAGATCGCGTCGCACCCCCAGTCTCTCGGTCGCGATACGGCGGACGTGATGGAGAGCGCCCGGTCGATGGTGCGCCAGGCGCTGGTGACCGACGGCGCCCGTTCGCCGCTGTGGGCCGGACGGCGGTCGACCGCCCGTCACTTCGAGGTGCTGAGCATCGACCTCGACGAGGCGAAGCGGACCGCCGGTGCCCTCGGGGGCACCGTCAACGACGTGTTCGTGACCGGCGTCGCTGGAGGCGCCGCCGCCTATCATCGGGCCCGCGGGGTCGACGCGGACGAGCTGCGGATCTCGATGCCCGTGAGCACCCGCCACGATCGCTCGGCGGGCGGCAACTCGTTCACCCCGGCTCGGGTGCTCGTGCCGGCCGGGATCCTCGACCCCGTCGAGCGGTTCCGGGCCGTCCACGACCGCCTCGCCAGCGTCAAGGCCGAGCGGGCGCTGGGCCTGGCCGACGCGCTGACCGGCGTGCTGACCGGCCTGCCCGGTCCGCTGCTCACCCGGCTGGTCCGCCAGCAGGTGGAAACGGTGGACCTGGCCGCATCCAACGTGCGCGGCGCACCGGTCGACATCTTCGTGGCCGGGGCGCTCGTCCTGTCCAACCATCCGATGGGCCCCACTGGTGGCACCGCCTTCAACGCGAGCGTGCTGTCGTACCGCTCCCAGCTCGACATGGGCATCAACAGCGACTCGGCCGCCATCGACGACCCGGTCCTCCTTCGTCACTGCATCGCCGAGTCCCTCGCCGAGATCATGGCGGCGGCACCCTGACGCGAACCTAGGCACTGCGCGCCTGCGGCTTGACCCTCGGGCCGGCCTCCCGGGCCGGCCTAGGATCGGCGCCATGGAGCTCGACGACCGGGTGGTGGTGGTCACAGGCGGCGCCAGCGGCATCGGTCGGGCCCTGTGCCGGCGCTTCGCCGCCGAGGGGGCTCGGGCCGTCGTGGTGGCCGACATCGCCGCGGATGGCGCCCGAGCCACCGCCGCCGAGTTGCAGGACGAGAACGGCGCGACGACGCGGGCGCTGGCCGTCCCGACCGACGTCACCCGCGAGGGCGACATCGTCGCGCTGGTGGAGCAGACGGAGCAGACCTTCGGTCCCGTCGATCTGTTCTGCTCGAACGCCGGGATCGCCATCGGTGGTGGGGCCGAGGTGCCCGACGAGTCGTGGGAGACGATCTGGCACGTCAACGTCATGGCCCACGTCTACGCCGCCCGGGCCGTACTACCGGGCATGCTCGCCCGGGGTGAGGGCTACCTGCTGAACACGGCATCGGCGGCGGGACTGCTCACCAACCTCGGCGCCGCCCCCTACTCGGTCACCAAGCACGCGGCCGTCGGCCTGGCCGAGTGGCTCGCCATCACCCACGGCGACGCGGGGATCAAGGTCTCGTGCCTGTGCCCTCAGGGCGTGCGCACGTCGATGCTCGAGGGCGGCCTCGATCCTGCACATGACGAGGGTGGCGACCAGTCGTTCCCCGCTGGTCAGGTGGTGGTGGCGTCCGGCGACGTGCTGGAGCCGGAGGACGTCGCCGAGGCCGTGGTCGACGGACTGCGGGAGGAGACCTTTCTCATCCTCCCCCATCCGGAGGTGGGCGAGTACTTCCGCCACAAGGCCGGTGATTACGACCGCTGGCTTCGAGGCATGCGGCGGCTCCAGCAGCGGCTGATTGCCCCCGAATGATCAGATCGGCGGATCAGGTCAGGATGTTGACCGCCCGGGCGGCGACCACCGCCACGGTCACCAACGACACCGAAGCCTGCAGGAGCATCAGCAGCTTGCTCCACGGACTGAGCGGCATCGTGTCCGTCGGGCTGAACGCTGTGCAGTTGGTGAATGACGTGTACAGGTAGTCGACGAAGCCCGGCATCCAGTCCTGCACGGCAACATCGGGCGTCGACATCTGGGGAAAGAGGAAGTCCGGACGCCGGCGCTCGCCGAACGCACGCGCCACGGGACCACCCCGGTCGAGCTCCCAGTACCACAGCGTGAAGACGAGGACGTTGGTGATCCAGATCTCGATGGCGGACAGGATCAGCGACCGACCGCCGAGCTTGATCCCGTGGAGCAGCCCGTGCACCAGCAGCCCGGTGGAGAAGGCGTTGAACAGCGAGATGAGCGCGATCAGCGTCACCGAGGCGGCGCGGGTCGCCTGCGTCTCCCTCGTCAGACGGACCGGGTTGGCGATGAGGAGCGGGATGATCAGGGCCGCCTCCAGGGCGGGCAGGATCCACTTCGGTCCCAGCACGAACTTGCCCGGGAGGGCGAAGTACATGCCGAGCGCGGCGGCGACGGTGGCGATGGCCGGCCACCGGTGCTCGCCCAGCTTGAGCTCGGGGCTCACACGTCGTCTCGCGCCACGGCGCGCGGGTCGACGTCGGTGCGCATGCCCTTGTAGCGGGGGGCCCGCAGCGTGCCCAGGTGGGTCCACTCGCTGAAGGCCACCTCGGCCACCAGGGTGGGCTCGACGAAGTGGCCCTGCCTGGTCACCTCGGCCGGCAGCGGTGGCGGTGGTGTGAACGGGCTCGTGGCGCGGGCGAGCGGCGCCAGCAGGCCGTCCAGGCGTTCCAGCTCCTGGTCGGTGAAGCCGCTGCCCACTCGGCCGGCGTAGCGCAGCTCGCCGCCATCGTGGTACCCGACGAGGAGGGCACCGAGTCGGCCGGACCTGTTGCCCTGTCCGCTCAGCCAGCCGCCGACCACCAGGTCCTGGCGGTTCACGTTCTTGACCTTCACCCAGGACGGCGAGCGGCGGCCCGGCCGATACACGCTGTCGAGACGCTTGGCCACGAGCCCCTCGAGCCCGCGGGCGCGAGTCGCGTCCAGCAGCGCGGCCCCGTCCCCCACGTGATAGGTCGGCGTCTGCCACGACGAATCGGAGAGTGACAGGCCCTCGAGCAGTCGGCGGCGCTCGGTGTACGGCAGGGCGATGGTCAGGTGGCCGTCGAGGTACAGCACGTCGAAGAGCATGTAGACGACCGGTACCTCACGGAGCACGCGCCGCAGCGCCGAGCCCTCGGCCACGTTCATGCGCTGCTGAAGCTTCCCGAAGTCGGGCCGGCCCTCGTCATCGAGGGCCACGACCTCGCCGTCGAGGACGACCTCGTGCGAGGAGACGACGTCTCCCAGGCCTCGCAGCTCCGGGTAGCGCGTCGTTGCGTCCAGCAGCCGCCGACCCTGCAACTTCACCGTGCCGCCGGCCACGAAGGCGATCATCCGCACGCCGTCCCACTTGATCTCGTAGCCCCAACGCCCGTCGTCGGTCGGCAGGATCTCGGACGAGCTGGCCAGCATCGGGGCCAGATGCTCGGGCATCGGCTCCCGCTCCGGGTCCTGAGGAGGATCCATCCGGTGGATCATCCAGCGGCCCTCTCCCGTCCGGAACAGGGCGTAGCGCCCGTCGACCCGCTCCCCGTGCAGCGTGACGATCACCTCGCGGCCGTCCCATTTGTGACAGTCGTAGGTGCCCCGGTCCCAGATCATCATGGTGCCGGCCCCGTAGCTGCCGGTCGGGATGTCCCCCGTGAAGTCG is a window from the Acidimicrobiales bacterium genome containing:
- a CDS encoding PD-(D/E)XK nuclease family protein, with the translated sequence MSLPLPSALSPSKVSSFKDCALAFRFSAIDRLPEPPSPWTVKGNLVHRALEHLFWQVPAGERTIAVGLEQLDRAWESPEEEPELAALGLTPTETDELRADTERLVRGYFELEDPNEVTAVGMELALEADLGDLRLRGIIDRLDVDRDGRLVVTDYKTGRVPGQAQEQLRLAGVHFYAFLCEQVLGERPARVQLLYLREPLSISTIPSDQSVQGLRRRTSAIWAAIERACRDEDFRPKPSALCGYCNWQEFCPAFGGDPARAGASQPTLV
- a CDS encoding phosphatase PAP2 family protein, whose translation is MRVAAFDERVDAAFDRLRGNRVADRVWYGASAVGDHSLIWLIVGAARGLGSDRRRRSALRMAAALGVESVLVNVGVKSLVRRRRPPSSGPRPLPLRQPLTSSFPSGHATSAFCAAGLLSEDDPLWPLYYGLAVVVASSRIHVRIHHASDVLAGAAIGVLLGRIGRRLAPLPERSAESRPRPRR
- a CDS encoding DsbA family protein; protein product: MTSLSFDVNWDYRCPFARNAHEHLVAALAGGADWEVGFVPFSLSQIHAEEGEPAVWDDPEKASHLLAMQAGIVVRDRYPDKFYDVHMGLFRARHDESKDLREEAEVRQVLADHGVDPDAVLAEIADGWPLETFRKAHESAVNDHRAFGVPTFMVDGQAVFVRLMTRPQGDAELARTTIEHVVTLAQSRPELNEFKHTSISR
- a CDS encoding wax ester/triacylglycerol synthase family O-acyltransferase encodes the protein MSQDAQPGSVPLTGPEALMWTVERDPVLRSSFLNLTLLDRAPDYDRFYARMANAVRGLPRLRQRVELAPLPLAPPEWVDDPEFDLGYHLRRIALPEPGTDRQLLDLGAMWLQDPFDQRRPLWQMRVVEGLSGGRAALLAKLHHAVTDGVGGVRLSTSFIDLSRDAPGPEPVSGDGAPRPFDSGPVRLMTEMRRQLGRVPHAVTGMWTGAVEIASHPQSLGRDTADVMESARSMVRQALVTDGARSPLWAGRRSTARHFEVLSIDLDEAKRTAGALGGTVNDVFVTGVAGGAAAYHRARGVDADELRISMPVSTRHDRSAGGNSFTPARVLVPAGILDPVERFRAVHDRLASVKAERALGLADALTGVLTGLPGPLLTRLVRQQVETVDLAASNVRGAPVDIFVAGALVLSNHPMGPTGGTAFNASVLSYRSQLDMGINSDSAAIDDPVLLRHCIAESLAEIMAAAP
- a CDS encoding SDR family oxidoreductase, encoding MELDDRVVVVTGGASGIGRALCRRFAAEGARAVVVADIAADGARATAAELQDENGATTRALAVPTDVTREGDIVALVEQTEQTFGPVDLFCSNAGIAIGGGAEVPDESWETIWHVNVMAHVYAARAVLPGMLARGEGYLLNTASAAGLLTNLGAAPYSVTKHAAVGLAEWLAITHGDAGIKVSCLCPQGVRTSMLEGGLDPAHDEGGDQSFPAGQVVVASGDVLEPEDVAEAVVDGLREETFLILPHPEVGEYFRHKAGDYDRWLRGMRRLQQRLIAPE
- the ligD gene encoding non-homologous end-joining DNA ligase, with the translated sequence MSDKLDSYKAKRDFSATPEPDTERRPRPDEAAPGAGDLPRFVVQEHHARRLHWDLRLERDGVLASWALPKGVPPDPKVNHLAVPTEDHPLSYLDFTGDIPTGSYGAGTMMIWDRGTYDCHKWDGREVIVTLHGERVDGRYALFRTGEGRWMIHRMDPPQDPEREPMPEHLAPMLASSSEILPTDDGRWGYEIKWDGVRMIAFVAGGTVKLQGRRLLDATTRYPELRGLGDVVSSHEVVLDGEVVALDDEGRPDFGKLQQRMNVAEGSALRRVLREVPVVYMLFDVLYLDGHLTIALPYTERRRLLEGLSLSDSSWQTPTYHVGDGAALLDATRARGLEGLVAKRLDSVYRPGRRSPSWVKVKNVNRQDLVVGGWLSGQGNRSGRLGALLVGYHDGGELRYAGRVGSGFTDQELERLDGLLAPLARATSPFTPPPPLPAEVTRQGHFVEPTLVAEVAFSEWTHLGTLRAPRYKGMRTDVDPRAVARDDV